TTATgggtaattaaatatttattactagcctATTAACTTTTACAAGAGGCAAAACTAACTTTGCCCAGTTTTGAAAGTACCtacaataaaactactaaacggattttgatgggcacacaaatagtttttaaccTGAATTAGCACATCACTCAATAGTAGTCAATAGTATGCAAAATTCAATTgcatttgtatttaattttgtcttctTTTCAGGTACATAAAAATGGGAGCAAAGATTTTAATGTAATCAAGGAATTTGGTTCGAGCACAGAATTTGTTTTAGCTAATTTTACTTCATTTAAGGTAAGCAagtagccacctttacacacacactctatcgcacgttcttaggagtgtacaggattacgcgcggaaAGGCAGggcggtcttcgctcgcgattttctacGCGGGCTTGACAGCCGAGCGCGGCGCGTGGAATttcgcgattgttgtttcatgcgcgatagattgtgtgtgtaaaggtgggtAATGAATCAAAACGTAGACATAGTAACTTTTGATTAATTACATTCCTAAGTGCAGACATACATAAAACCGCGCCTGTTTTCTGTAGGGGTAACCAGACTTACTGCCTTTGCGTATCGCGCATTCGTttgtgtatgcgactgccgcgcagaggtctcgggttcgaatcctgggtcgggccaaaaagtagtttctgagtttttctattaagaataaatacaggaccgccagttaccAAAACTATTAAGAATTAATACAGTacctattattatgtaacatcttttataataccttttaGAGCAATTGGTTATCCTGCAACAATTCTGGAGCTGTGATGAAAATATACAACTCTTTTAACTACACGCAAGATGTGAAATACGAAGCCAGGGTGAGATGTTTTTCATCTTTTGATCACCATAACGCGATTATTTAAGTCAGGTCTGAGAATTGACCAACATCTATATTTCATACCCCTTAGAAGTAAGGGTTACCCACacgtaacatttttttagatttatatggcaaaacaaggTTTGCCGGATCAACTAGTTTCCATATAGATTCCTCCCAATTTAGCGTGAAAACTACCACAAAGTGTGTTTGCGTTTTTGCAGCTGCTAGAATTGCCGCTCCAGTCTGGACTGAAATTAGTGATAATCGTACCGAACGAAGTGGATGTACTGCACACGTTGTTCTCAACACTGATGACCCAGGGTTTGGAAGCCGCAGTCAGGAGCATACAGCCGCTGTTCACCGCCACTTGTGAACTGAATGCCCCTCATATAGAAGTATGCAGCAGAGTTGAAGGAGTACAGGTATGGTAACttcatgtataatagaatacgggaattaacgcgaacacgcattttaccttaaaatgcctaacgtttcggcgcacgaccacggcgagtgcaacctgcgccgaaatgttaggcattttaaggtaaaatgcgtgtacattaaacatgcaacgcgagagtttaaaagttatgatggtAACTTCGTGCTACTCGTGTCCTattgattttctacagtcggtccGACATCATAGAAGAGCACCTTGGCATGCGcaatttatctagattgtaATTAATTCATTCCTAGCCTTTCTTTCCACTTCTCTCTCTTCTATTTTTACCGGCTGCACCTGGATACTatattttacacggagcgactgctTATTAGACTTtcacaacctagttacctgggttataacacgatacttcGATGAAATTAACTATTTCTTGCAGGGAGTAAATGTGGCCAATGCTACAACTGTGCAATACGGTAGATTAAAGGTCGATGACGCTGGAACCAGTGCGACTGTACTCACGTGTAAGTTGTTTGTCTCACTTGTAATGTATACCagaaggtttaggcagaggtgtgatacacctacgtttcgccattattAATTGAAGtgtatgtttaataaatttaagaGGCAATTAGCTCGCCTCCCATTACATATACCTATAGGacgtgagcctattgccatctaccgggcacattaccaaactttgggctactattgagaaatatctataaatataaaactcaaaagtgactgactgactgacatagtgatctatcaacgcaaagcccaaaccactggacggatcgggctgaaatttggcatgcagttagatgttatgacgtagttATCCCCTAAGAAAGGATTCCATTCGAAGCTGAGCCATCATGAAGAACATTCGGATGCTCGCATTCATAAGAAAAGAATATAGCTGTGTTTGCATTGTTCTTTCTCAGGTCTACATTCGCCACCCACTGCATCTTCAGAGCCGAGTGAATGTGTAGACCGGCCATTTTATTTAGCAGTTGTTTATGAAGACATGCCCTTATTTATTGGACAATTTACACAGTAAGGACAGTTGTTACGAGTGAACTATTGTGAAATGACTAttgtgtgacgtcataattcGACACTTCTATGGATCAGGGAACGTTTatatatctgacggaagatgcgtcgggcgtaacttaatttgtatgggcttcgcaccgacgcatcatcggttgagtgtgaacggtcgagtgtttgtctgttctggcgttgcgcgaccgataatacgcgacgtatgttccgtcagatatgaaccttccatAACTTGTGTAGTCAATTTTTATGGCTTTCCTGTacctctaccatgagttggcaacGATAGTCTCCCGCAGATactgtacttaaaaaaatgtttgaaaactcGAACAggcagcgcctctagtggataGCTAAGGTACCAATGTCAGTGACGGTTACGGTATGGTGTGACTATCAACATTGGTCaactgtcaataaaataatgatgtacGAAAAATGTTGATTGTGGTTTAGTATGaaacttttttcttaatattaccTAAGTGCTCGTTAGTAAATAGTATCgactaaaaaaaagttttagtcAACGTGGCTGATTGTTTTCAGCTCCttgcatatatattttttgtaaatcacTTCGCGATTGAAAAGAGTCGCTGTGAGGTTTTCTACTAGGGCATCTCAAATACTTACTTTCtttttccgagctagtggtagattaaGTTATTGTTAACTAATAACTACCATAAGATTTAAAGGtaatgtgtattattttgttttatgtaaaggtacaatatttataccgtagactgtttaataaaattgtattaattggtgcaaaaaaaaatatttgtcattcTTTGTTCTGTTCGAACTCGAACTAAATCCTCCCTCGGTtgggaaggagacccttgcccagcagtgggacagtaacgggttaaaaaaatgcattaaaatgtGCTAAACATATAATAATCACTATTATTGTAAATTCCTTCTTGCTTTGACATCTATAATTGTGATGTCATGTTGATTGTTTCTTCTTCCATTACTCTGGTTCTCCTCTGAGTGCGCAACTTCCCCTGGGTCCTCGCCATTCGGTATACTGTCCGGGGCGTTCTTACTATCAGACGAGTCGTATAATTCATCGTAGCC
The sequence above is drawn from the Anticarsia gemmatalis isolate Benzon Research Colony breed Stoneville strain chromosome 17, ilAntGemm2 primary, whole genome shotgun sequence genome and encodes:
- the LOC142980083 gene encoding uncharacterized protein LOC142980083, with the translated sequence MFVKAGRQWIQSPLGLSILLKALNQDGQNIHKYKHISKIIAENRVCSSQTKAFVSASCKLNINTDIEQTDFSKENNAFSLWVHKNGSKDFNVIKEFGSSTEFVLANFTSFKSNWLSCNNSGAVMKIYNSFNYTQDVKYEARLLELPLQSGLKLVIIVPNEVDVLHTLFSTLMTQGLEAAVRSIQPLFTATCELNAPHIEVCSRVEGVQGVNVANATTVQYGRLKVDDAGTSATVLTCLHSPPTASSEPSECVDRPFYLAVVYEDMPLFIGQFTQ